One stretch of Xiphophorus hellerii strain 12219 chromosome 21, Xiphophorus_hellerii-4.1, whole genome shotgun sequence DNA includes these proteins:
- the LOC116712296 gene encoding proline-rich receptor-like protein kinase PERK8 has translation MMTLCLQNQRSRPSVPPPQLRQLRDQHHHQLQPSRPPCFQSHPQQIFCPSTPLQFRDSCHTCSSLVPGAGAPCSSGSSGSSSVSGTSAFSSTTRVPVSKPAPAPLRPELAAASNPAFTLAAAAVPAPPAAVVSAHPAPVRGSPAPVSEFSAPVSEFLAPVSGISAPSELPSPSELPSPPSESFSAPSESPSVPPELPSPPPELPMAPSVYMCLI, from the exons ATGATGACCCTCTGCCTCCAAAACCAGAGATCCCGTCCTTCCGTTCCACCACCTCAGCTCCGTCAACTCCGGGACCAGCACCACCATCAGCTCCAGCCCTCGCGTCCTCCATGCTTCCAGTCACATCCGCAGCAGATTTTCTGCCCCTCGACACCGCTGCAGTTCAGAGACAGCTGCCACACCTGCAGCTCCCTCGTCCCCGGAGCCGGCGCTCCCTGCAGCTCCGGCAGCTCCGGCAGCTCCAGCGTCTCCGGGACCAGCGCCTTCTCCAGCACCACCAGAGTCCCAGTGTCCAAGCCTGCACCAGCCCCTCTTCGTCCGGAGCTTGCTGCAGCCTCCAATCCTGCCTTCACTCTCGCTGCCGCTGCTGTCCCTGCGCCTCCAGCCGCTGTTGTGTCTGCGCATCCTGCCCCAGTAAGAGGGTCTCCGGCCCCAGTTAGTGAGTTCTCGGCCCCAGTTAGTGAGTTCTTGGCCCCAGTTAGTGGGATCTCTGCTCCTTCTGAACTTCCTAGTCCCTCAGAGCTTCCTAGTCCCCCCTCTGAGTCCTTTAGTGCCCCTTCTGAGTCACCTAGTGTTCCTCCTGAGCTCCCTAGTCCTCCTCCTGAGCTCCCTATGGCCCCTAGTGTTT atatgtgtttGATTTAG